From the Comamonas odontotermitis genome, one window contains:
- a CDS encoding zinc-binding metallopeptidase family protein, whose amino-acid sequence MMKTHIYSRSPLFYAMSAALLLTACGGSGSSDDGGETPATPKPTTIVDGVPAIDPLIASASQKLMADKKIQDIMAELNTAASEKQRYNQHMELVRIASPSRYENRMAQEVHRRFVNDWGFAASEVKTRADGNLPGSDVQIVDGLPVYNACVEIKGSYSGSPGAKSYKGQYPKVLIESHIDVVNPEVLPPEDKKYQPIKLQPITDPVVTTPAQLAAIKTELAFDANGRIVEDDNYARSSKWFATQDEAKAGGGVRMYVPGYSDAMGNTTNVFTMARMFKKYGIKPVYDVWLCGTAGEEGKGNLAGMKQLYGFEQDLGTGSNPLNFVANFGSEGGGTVNFTGSYRFEMKFKAPATPGAGPSAVEAMASTIAKIADLKTPSEERSGALKTTYTVGQASCEAPAAGSDVVPSCSLLVDMRSERTDTLNEMRAKIEPTFKAGMTAENTRYSKADGSPEAVSIEQVWYGLRPAFVNGNTANIALQVGWQAAQSVGVDNTGKVPSGSTSLNDNVPANTGVPTYNWSLASDVAGGGGHAFWEWGTRGDPKREAKRIQRAMMAVLMASGYNLSDGTVITPALDPIGVRTREVK is encoded by the coding sequence ATGATGAAAACGCACATCTACAGCAGATCTCCATTGTTCTACGCCATGTCGGCAGCCTTGTTGCTGACCGCATGCGGAGGCAGTGGTTCCAGCGACGACGGTGGTGAAACACCCGCTACCCCCAAGCCCACCACCATTGTGGATGGGGTTCCCGCCATTGATCCGTTGATCGCGTCGGCTTCGCAAAAGTTGATGGCCGACAAAAAGATCCAGGACATCATGGCCGAGCTGAACACGGCGGCCAGCGAAAAGCAGCGCTACAACCAGCACATGGAGCTGGTGCGCATTGCTTCACCATCGCGCTACGAAAACCGCATGGCCCAGGAGGTGCACCGCCGTTTCGTGAACGATTGGGGCTTTGCGGCCAGCGAAGTGAAAACCCGCGCTGACGGCAATCTGCCCGGCTCGGACGTGCAGATCGTCGATGGCCTGCCGGTGTACAACGCCTGCGTGGAAATCAAGGGCAGCTATTCCGGCAGCCCAGGCGCCAAGTCATACAAGGGCCAGTATCCCAAGGTGCTGATCGAGTCGCACATCGACGTGGTCAACCCCGAGGTGCTGCCGCCCGAGGACAAGAAATACCAGCCGATTAAGCTGCAGCCGATCACCGACCCCGTGGTGACGACCCCTGCGCAACTGGCTGCGATCAAGACGGAACTGGCCTTCGACGCCAATGGACGTATCGTCGAAGACGACAACTATGCGCGTTCGAGCAAATGGTTTGCGACGCAGGACGAAGCCAAGGCCGGTGGCGGTGTGCGGATGTATGTGCCGGGCTACTCGGATGCGATGGGCAACACCACCAACGTGTTCACCATGGCGCGCATGTTCAAGAAATACGGCATCAAGCCGGTGTATGACGTGTGGCTGTGCGGCACGGCAGGCGAAGAGGGCAAGGGCAATCTGGCCGGCATGAAGCAGCTGTATGGCTTCGAGCAGGACCTGGGCACCGGATCGAACCCGCTGAACTTCGTTGCCAACTTCGGCTCGGAAGGCGGCGGCACGGTGAACTTCACCGGCAGCTACCGCTTCGAGATGAAATTCAAGGCGCCAGCCACACCGGGCGCAGGCCCAAGCGCTGTCGAAGCCATGGCTTCCACCATTGCCAAGATTGCCGACCTGAAGACGCCTTCGGAGGAGCGCAGTGGCGCCCTCAAGACCACGTACACCGTGGGCCAGGCCAGCTGCGAAGCGCCCGCTGCCGGCAGCGATGTGGTGCCCAGCTGCTCCTTGCTGGTGGACATGCGCTCGGAGCGCACCGACACCTTGAACGAGATGCGTGCCAAGATCGAACCCACCTTCAAGGCGGGCATGACGGCGGAGAACACCCGTTACAGCAAGGCCGATGGCTCACCCGAAGCGGTGTCCATCGAGCAGGTCTGGTACGGCCTGCGTCCTGCGTTCGTCAATGGCAACACCGCCAACATCGCGCTGCAGGTGGGCTGGCAGGCTGCCCAGTCGGTGGGTGTGGACAACACCGGCAAGGTGCCTTCGGGCTCGACCAGCCTGAACGACAACGTGCCTGCCAACACCGGGGTGCCCACCTACAACTGGTCGCTCGCATCGGATGTGGCGGGCGGTGGCGGCCACGCGTTCTGGGAATGGGGCACGCGCGGCGATCCCAAGCGCGAAGCCAAGCGTATCCAGCGCGCCATGATGGCGGTGTTGATGGCCTCGGGCTACAACCTCTCCGATGGCACGGTCATCACGCCAGCGCTCGACCCGATCGGCGTGCGCACCCGTGAAGTCAAGTAA
- the yddG gene encoding aromatic amino acid DMT transporter YddG — MPSDASSPSAPSTHPRATLVGLSAVLCWSTSVGLFRSVAEHLGPIGGAASVFTASALLVTLRFGMPRTVQLRKMHPAYLWGCGLLFVLYEIALSLSLGFASNRTQTLELGMINYLWPSLTIVLATVFGLQRFRIGLVPGVLLAMAGIVLVLKGDSALSIASVWANVQSNPLAYGLAFAAAWLWPCYSVLSKRYAHGANALPAFLWAVAAVLWAKYAISAESALQWSIPAVLQLGMLSGLTALGYSCWDYGIRHGNLTVMAVGSYFTPVLSALVGTVWLQVQPGWSFWQGVALVTLGSLICWWCTRQPRNKQ, encoded by the coding sequence ATGCCTTCCGACGCCTCCTCGCCCTCCGCCCCCAGCACCCATCCTCGCGCCACCCTGGTAGGGCTTTCAGCCGTGCTGTGCTGGTCGACGTCGGTAGGGCTGTTTCGCAGCGTGGCCGAACACCTGGGGCCGATTGGTGGCGCTGCCTCCGTCTTCACGGCAAGCGCGTTGCTGGTGACCTTGCGCTTTGGCATGCCGCGCACGGTACAGCTGCGCAAGATGCACCCCGCCTATCTGTGGGGCTGCGGCCTGCTGTTCGTGCTGTACGAGATAGCGTTGTCGCTCTCCCTCGGCTTTGCCAGCAACCGCACGCAGACGCTGGAGCTGGGCATGATCAATTACCTCTGGCCCAGCCTCACCATCGTGCTGGCCACCGTGTTCGGCCTGCAGCGCTTTCGCATCGGCCTCGTGCCCGGGGTGCTGCTGGCCATGGCCGGTATCGTGCTGGTACTCAAGGGCGACAGCGCCTTGTCGATTGCCAGCGTGTGGGCCAATGTGCAGAGCAACCCGCTCGCCTATGGACTGGCCTTTGCCGCGGCCTGGCTCTGGCCCTGCTACTCGGTGCTCTCCAAGCGGTATGCGCATGGCGCCAACGCCCTGCCCGCCTTCTTGTGGGCGGTGGCGGCGGTGCTGTGGGCCAAATATGCCATCAGCGCCGAAAGCGCTCTGCAGTGGTCTATACCTGCGGTGCTGCAACTGGGCATGCTGAGCGGTCTTACGGCGCTGGGCTACAGCTGCTGGGATTACGGTATCCGCCACGGCAATCTCACGGTGATGGCGGTGGGCTCGTACTTCACCCCCGTGCTGTCAGCCCTGGTGGGTACGGTGTGGCTGCAGGTGCAACCGGGCTGGAGCTTCTGGCAAGGTGTGGCCCTGGTCACTCTGGGCTCGCTGATCTGCTGGTGGTGCACCCGCCAGCCTCGCAACAAACAGTAA
- a CDS encoding peptidase dimerization domain-containing protein, with protein MKKTISTLFLVASAWGTGMAQAQTIVAEFQGPGGHSSGNYGRTSALHAAARAMMEFQKSGLPAGSYSVSELTGGNSVNSIASDGKFVVKLNAQSGVSESDLLAKVTAAAKAGTDAENAFRNVKPGDLTAGAPADIRYSVTQP; from the coding sequence ATGAAGAAAACCATTTCCACCCTGTTTCTGGTCGCATCCGCGTGGGGCACCGGTATGGCGCAGGCACAGACCATTGTGGCGGAGTTCCAGGGCCCCGGTGGCCACAGCAGCGGCAACTATGGCCGCACGAGCGCGCTGCATGCCGCTGCGCGCGCCATGATGGAGTTCCAGAAGTCCGGCTTGCCGGCGGGCAGCTATTCGGTCTCCGAGCTGACAGGCGGCAACTCGGTCAACTCGATCGCATCGGACGGCAAGTTCGTCGTCAAGCTCAATGCCCAGTCGGGTGTGAGCGAGAGCGATCTGCTGGCCAAGGTGACCGCAGCCGCCAAGGCCGGTACCGATGCGGAAAACGCGTTCCGCAACGTCAAGCCGGGCGATCTGACCGCAGGTGCGCCAGCGGATATCCGCTACAGCGTGACCCAACCGTAA